A window from Catalinimonas alkaloidigena encodes these proteins:
- a CDS encoding alpha-glucuronidase family glycosyl hydrolase, which translates to MMKYRFSLFVFCCLLVSLPSFAEDGYRLWLRYDPIADQAVRTRYQAALKNVLMEGDSPTLVAAREELMEGLRGLLDTNVPFNPAVQDGTLLVGTLQTLAPVGELNLEKPLRQVGDEGYLIFTTKLKRRNVTVVAANTDVGVLYGCFHLLRLLQTHQPLQNLNLQETPKLDLRVLNHWDNLDRSVERGYAGASLWKWHLLPDYLDPRYREYARANASVGINGTVLNNVNANALILTEEFLPRVAALANVFRPYGIKVYLSARFSAPIEIGGLKTADPLDPQVQQWWKKKVDEIYGYIPDFGGFLVKANSEGQPGPQNYNRSHAEGANLLADALAPHGGVVMWRAFVYSNEEPEDRAKQAYNEFVPLDGKFRDNVLVQVKNGAIDFQPREPFHPLFGAMPNTPLMMEFQITQEYTGQSTNLFYQMPLYKETLDADTYAKGKGSTVAKVVDGTLEGHRLTGVAGVSNIGDDRNWTGHPFAQSNWYGYGRLAWDHALTSEQIADEWLRMTFSNDEAFVKPVSDMMIASREIVVDYMTPLGLHHLMGWSHHYGPGPWVTDKPRADWTATYYHQADSNGIGFDRTKTGSDALAQYFPPVQEQWGDPKTCPEEFLLWFHHLPWDYTTKSGRSLWDELCHRYYAGADSVAWMQDVWQQQKSKVDADRFQHVATLLDIQKKEAIWWRNACVLYFQQFSRRPIPDGLEKPDRPLSYYESLEFHARPGN; encoded by the coding sequence ATGATGAAGTACCGCTTTTCGCTGTTTGTCTTTTGTTGTCTACTCGTTTCTCTGCCGTCCTTTGCCGAGGATGGGTACCGCCTCTGGCTGCGCTACGATCCCATCGCTGATCAGGCCGTTCGCACGCGTTACCAGGCTGCGCTGAAAAATGTGCTGATGGAAGGCGATTCGCCGACGCTGGTGGCCGCGCGTGAAGAACTGATGGAGGGCCTGCGGGGATTGCTGGACACGAACGTACCGTTCAATCCGGCGGTGCAGGACGGCACCTTACTGGTCGGCACGCTTCAGACGCTGGCTCCCGTTGGTGAGTTGAATCTGGAAAAACCACTCCGGCAAGTAGGTGACGAAGGGTACCTGATTTTTACGACGAAACTGAAACGCCGGAACGTGACGGTGGTGGCGGCCAACACGGACGTGGGGGTGCTGTACGGCTGTTTCCATCTGCTGCGGCTGCTCCAGACCCATCAGCCGTTGCAGAACCTGAACCTTCAGGAAACCCCCAAACTTGACTTGCGGGTGCTGAACCACTGGGACAACCTGGACCGAAGTGTGGAGCGGGGCTACGCGGGCGCATCGCTATGGAAGTGGCACCTCCTGCCCGATTACCTTGATCCGCGCTACCGAGAGTACGCCCGGGCCAACGCCTCGGTGGGCATCAACGGGACGGTGCTCAACAACGTAAATGCCAATGCGCTGATCCTGACCGAGGAGTTTCTGCCTCGCGTGGCGGCGCTGGCGAACGTATTCCGGCCGTATGGGATCAAGGTGTATTTGTCGGCCCGCTTCAGTGCGCCGATTGAGATCGGGGGTCTAAAAACGGCCGATCCGCTCGATCCGCAGGTGCAGCAATGGTGGAAAAAGAAAGTCGACGAGATCTACGGCTACATTCCCGACTTCGGCGGCTTTCTGGTGAAAGCCAATTCTGAAGGGCAGCCGGGACCGCAAAATTACAACCGGTCACACGCCGAAGGAGCGAACCTCCTGGCCGATGCGCTGGCTCCGCACGGGGGCGTAGTGATGTGGCGCGCGTTTGTCTACAGCAACGAGGAGCCGGAAGACCGCGCCAAACAGGCCTACAACGAATTTGTGCCCCTCGACGGGAAATTCCGCGACAACGTGCTGGTGCAGGTAAAAAACGGTGCGATCGACTTTCAGCCGCGGGAGCCATTTCATCCGCTGTTCGGGGCCATGCCCAACACGCCCCTGATGATGGAGTTTCAGATCACGCAGGAATACACCGGTCAGTCGACAAACCTGTTCTACCAGATGCCACTCTACAAAGAAACCCTCGACGCTGACACCTACGCGAAAGGCAAAGGCTCAACGGTGGCTAAAGTAGTGGATGGGACCCTGGAAGGCCACCGACTGACGGGCGTGGCGGGGGTGAGCAACATCGGTGACGACCGCAACTGGACGGGCCATCCGTTCGCGCAGAGCAACTGGTACGGCTACGGCCGCCTGGCCTGGGATCACGCACTGACCTCTGAACAGATCGCCGACGAGTGGCTGCGAATGACATTCTCGAACGACGAAGCATTCGTCAAACCGGTTTCAGACATGATGATCGCTTCGCGCGAAATCGTGGTCGACTACATGACGCCGCTGGGCCTGCACCACCTGATGGGCTGGAGCCACCACTACGGCCCCGGTCCGTGGGTGACCGACAAGCCGCGCGCCGACTGGACCGCCACCTACTACCACCAGGCCGACTCGAACGGCATCGGCTTCGACCGGACGAAAACGGGAAGCGATGCGCTGGCGCAGTATTTTCCCCCGGTACAGGAACAGTGGGGCGATCCGAAAACCTGCCCGGAAGAGTTTCTGCTCTGGTTTCACCACCTGCCGTGGGACTATACCACAAAATCGGGGCGGTCGCTGTGGGACGAGTTGTGCCATCGCTACTACGCCGGTGCCGATTCGGTGGCGTGGATGCAGGACGTCTGGCAACAACAGAAGAGTAAGGTCGATGCGGACCGGTTTCAGCACGTCGCCACCCTCCTCGACATTCAGAAGAAAGAGGCCATTTGGTGGCGCAACGCCTGTGTGCTGTACTTCCAGCAGTTCAGCCGCCGCCCGATTCCAGACGGACTGGAAAAGCCCGACCGCCCGCTGAGTTACTACGAAAGCTTAGAGTTTCATGCCCGACCAGGGAACTGA
- a CDS encoding DUF5597 domain-containing protein, producing the protein MKYVQLFFIFLVTAITLRAQTIPYLQRQGTATQLIVEGKPFLMRGGELGNSSASSLAYMEPIWPKLEAMHLNTVLAPVYWDLIEPEEGKFDFSLVDGLLKDARAHDMKLVLLWFGTWKNSMSCYAPLWVKRDLKRFPRAKSAEGVSQEILTPFDDRNRDADVRAFQQLMRHLKEQDGQDHTVVMVQVENEIGMLPSARDHCAAATKAYRQPVPAELMRYLTQHKKELIPELQQHWQANGGKTSGTWEEVFGKSLATDELFMAWHYARYVEAVTAAGKAEYPLPMYLNAALPREGKQPGEYPSAGPLPHLLDVWRAGTPSIDFLSPDFYNPRFQYWNDLYTRSGNPLFIPEIRFETGDEAKAFYAVGHYDALGFSPFSIESTDHPAEEPLGKSYDVLDQLAPQILAKQGSDQLDGVLLDKDALEQQITMGGYVFTVKHDFTLGWSPGAQEEQWPLAGGLILQTGPDDFIVAGTGLVVTFAPVKGNDLIGIGRIDEGEYIDGKWTPGRNLNGDQSHQGRHLRIPVGDFGIQHLTLYRYR; encoded by the coding sequence ATGAAATACGTTCAGCTCTTTTTTATCTTCCTGGTGACGGCCATTACCCTCCGCGCCCAAACCATTCCTTATCTGCAACGACAGGGCACGGCGACGCAATTGATCGTGGAGGGAAAGCCCTTTCTGATGCGGGGCGGGGAACTGGGCAATTCGAGTGCGTCGAGTCTGGCGTACATGGAACCGATCTGGCCGAAACTGGAGGCGATGCACCTCAATACGGTACTGGCCCCGGTCTACTGGGATTTGATCGAACCGGAGGAGGGAAAGTTTGATTTTTCGCTGGTCGATGGTCTGTTAAAAGACGCGCGGGCGCACGACATGAAGCTAGTGCTGCTGTGGTTCGGCACCTGGAAAAACAGCATGTCGTGTTACGCGCCGCTGTGGGTGAAGCGCGACCTCAAACGGTTTCCCCGCGCTAAAAGCGCCGAGGGGGTGAGCCAGGAGATCCTGACGCCCTTCGATGACCGCAACCGAGACGCCGACGTCCGCGCGTTTCAACAACTGATGCGGCACCTGAAAGAACAGGACGGACAGGACCACACCGTCGTGATGGTGCAGGTCGAAAACGAAATTGGGATGCTGCCCAGCGCCCGCGACCACTGTGCCGCCGCCACGAAAGCCTACCGCCAACCCGTCCCGGCGGAGCTGATGCGGTACCTGACGCAACACAAAAAAGAGTTGATTCCGGAACTGCAACAGCACTGGCAGGCGAACGGCGGCAAAACGTCGGGCACGTGGGAAGAGGTGTTCGGAAAAAGTCTGGCGACTGATGAACTGTTCATGGCGTGGCACTACGCCCGCTACGTGGAGGCCGTCACCGCCGCTGGCAAAGCCGAGTACCCGCTGCCGATGTATTTGAACGCAGCCCTGCCTCGTGAAGGCAAACAACCCGGTGAGTACCCGAGTGCCGGTCCCCTGCCTCACCTGCTGGACGTCTGGCGAGCCGGAACGCCCTCCATCGATTTCCTCTCTCCCGATTTCTACAACCCGCGCTTCCAGTACTGGAACGACCTCTACACCCGCTCGGGCAATCCGCTGTTTATTCCAGAAATCCGGTTCGAGACGGGCGACGAAGCCAAGGCGTTTTACGCCGTCGGGCACTACGACGCGCTCGGATTTTCGCCGTTTTCCATCGAATCGACAGACCATCCGGCCGAAGAACCGCTGGGAAAAAGTTACGACGTGCTGGATCAACTTGCACCGCAGATTCTAGCAAAACAGGGCAGTGACCAATTGGACGGCGTGTTGCTGGACAAGGATGCGCTGGAACAGCAGATCACGATGGGCGGCTATGTATTTACCGTGAAACACGACTTCACGCTGGGTTGGTCGCCAGGCGCGCAGGAAGAACAGTGGCCGCTGGCCGGCGGGCTGATTCTGCAAACCGGCCCGGACGATTTCATCGTGGCGGGTACGGGACTAGTCGTCACGTTTGCCCCGGTGAAGGGCAACGACCTGATCGGCATCGGGCGGATCGACGAGGGGGAATACATTGACGGGAAATGGACGCCCGGCCGCAACCTGAACGGCGACCAGAGCCACCAAGGACGTCACCTGCGCATCCCCGTCGGTGACTTCGGCATCCAGCATCTCACCCTGTATCGCTATCGGTAG
- a CDS encoding pyrroloquinoline quinone-dependent dehydrogenase, with product MHKLLLGGSLLFLLAACQPPQLRTERLPDPYRTWQVAGGDQGATRYSALTQLNQDNVAQLEVAWTYRTGDAREKNRSTIECNPIVVEGVLYATSPRLKVVALDAATGQERWRFDPFGGKDDPEWASIKGANRGVTYWQEGDERRILFTAGPTLFALDAATGQLVESFGKGGKVDLREGLDRDTAHVDVWASSPGGVYQNLYILGPSVNDHSIDRVPGHVRAYDVRTGTIAWTFHTIPQPGEPGYETWPPDAWQQVGGVNAWSGLTLDPETGIVYLATGSPAADFYGADRRGNNLYGNSVLALNASDGSYVWHYQVVHHDLWDRDLPCPPMLIDVEKDGNPIAAVAQLTKQGFVFVLDRATGQPLWQVEERPVPPSRMPGEWASATQPYPTHPEPFVRQGFADSLVTDLSPEAHAAVAKRLEKLRYGHLFLPADTQATVVFPGLVGGSNWSGGAYDPETGWLYVNANEVPYLLQLVPEERPDATLDYRFTGHNRFLDPEGYPAVKPPWGTLNAIDLKSGKIVWKVPLGEFETLTQRGVPPTGTLNLGGSLVTAGGLVFIGSTMDERFRAFDKQTGKVLWEAKLPAGGYAAPATYEVNGRQYVVIAAGGGGNPQTPSGDAYVAFALPE from the coding sequence ATGCATAAACTTTTGCTTGGCGGAAGCCTTTTGTTTCTGTTGGCGGCGTGCCAGCCTCCGCAACTGCGGACCGAACGACTGCCCGATCCGTACCGTACCTGGCAGGTGGCCGGGGGCGATCAGGGCGCTACGCGCTACTCGGCACTGACGCAACTCAACCAGGACAATGTGGCGCAGCTGGAGGTGGCCTGGACCTACCGTACCGGCGATGCGCGTGAGAAAAACCGCTCGACGATCGAGTGTAACCCCATTGTGGTGGAGGGTGTGCTGTACGCTACATCACCCCGCCTGAAAGTGGTAGCGCTGGATGCCGCCACCGGGCAGGAACGATGGCGGTTCGATCCGTTCGGCGGAAAAGACGACCCGGAGTGGGCGAGCATCAAAGGGGCCAACCGGGGGGTGACGTACTGGCAGGAGGGCGACGAGCGGCGCATTCTGTTTACGGCGGGGCCAACGCTGTTCGCCCTTGATGCGGCGACCGGCCAACTCGTGGAATCGTTCGGGAAAGGAGGGAAGGTCGATCTGCGCGAAGGACTGGATCGCGACACGGCACATGTTGACGTCTGGGCCTCGTCGCCGGGGGGCGTGTACCAAAATTTATACATCCTGGGGCCGAGTGTAAACGACCATTCCATCGACCGGGTGCCGGGCCACGTGCGGGCCTACGACGTGCGGACGGGCACAATCGCCTGGACGTTTCATACCATTCCGCAGCCGGGCGAGCCGGGCTACGAAACGTGGCCGCCTGACGCCTGGCAACAGGTAGGGGGCGTCAACGCCTGGAGCGGACTCACGCTCGATCCGGAAACCGGCATTGTGTACTTAGCCACCGGATCGCCGGCCGCCGATTTCTACGGGGCCGATCGGCGGGGCAACAACCTCTACGGAAATTCGGTACTGGCGCTGAACGCGAGCGACGGTTCGTACGTGTGGCATTACCAGGTGGTGCATCACGACCTCTGGGACCGCGATTTGCCGTGCCCGCCCATGCTGATCGACGTGGAGAAAGACGGGAACCCCATCGCAGCGGTGGCGCAACTGACCAAGCAGGGTTTCGTGTTCGTCTTGGATCGGGCGACGGGCCAACCTCTCTGGCAAGTGGAAGAACGGCCCGTCCCGCCGTCGCGGATGCCCGGCGAATGGGCGTCGGCTACCCAACCGTACCCGACCCATCCCGAGCCGTTTGTACGGCAGGGCTTTGCCGATTCACTCGTAACCGACCTTTCGCCGGAGGCGCATGCGGCGGTAGCAAAGAGGCTGGAGAAGTTACGGTATGGACACCTGTTCCTTCCGGCCGATACGCAGGCGACTGTGGTGTTTCCGGGGCTGGTGGGCGGAAGTAACTGGAGCGGTGGTGCGTACGATCCCGAAACGGGCTGGCTGTACGTCAACGCCAATGAAGTGCCGTACCTGTTGCAACTGGTACCGGAAGAACGTCCCGACGCGACGCTGGACTACCGCTTTACCGGTCACAACCGTTTTCTGGACCCTGAAGGGTATCCGGCCGTGAAACCGCCCTGGGGAACACTGAACGCGATTGACCTCAAGAGCGGAAAGATTGTCTGGAAAGTGCCGCTGGGTGAGTTCGAAACCTTGACACAGCGAGGGGTTCCGCCGACCGGTACGCTGAACCTCGGCGGCAGTCTGGTCACGGCCGGAGGACTCGTCTTTATCGGCAGCACGATGGACGAGCGGTTCCGGGCGTTCGACAAGCAAACCGGAAAGGTGTTGTGGGAGGCAAAACTACCGGCTGGGGGCTACGCCGCACCGGCGACCTACGAAGTGAACGGTCGGCAGTACGTCGTGATTGCGGCGGGTGGGGGTGGCAATCCGCAGACACCTTCCGGCGATGCCTACGTCGCCTTCGCCTTGCCGGAATAG